The genomic region TTTCGATCCATTCGGTATGTGAAGTCTGCCTTTTGCACCTTGTTTATTAACAGAGAAAAGCAGCCACAATCCTTTTTGTGTTTCCATGTATCCAGTCTTTGCAGCTCTTCTGTATTCATATACTATCCAATTTCTTTAAGATGTATGGAGCTGGAAAAGAACATACAACCAAGATATAGATTTATAGTTCAATTAAACAGGATTAGAAGTTGTTTTAAGCATACAATTTGCTCTGCCTATACcttaatgcaggggtcggcaaccttccagaagtggtgtgccgagtcttcatttattcactcgaatttaaggtttcacgtgccagtaatacattttaatgtttttagaagtctataatatataactaaactattgttgtatgtaaagtaaataaggtttttaaaatgtttaagaagcttcatttaaaactaaattaaaatgcagagccccctggaccggtggtcaggacccgggcagtgtgagtgccactgaaaatcagctcgcgtgccaccttcggcacacgtgccataggttgcctacccctggcttaaTGGCTTGAGAACCTAGAGAAGTACAAGTTCAGTGTTCCAGACACTGCTTCTAACTTCACATTTTAACCAGCTGAGTGAAATGTTGACTTTGGAGACAGAACTAGGGTTAGAGAACACGGAATTTAAGAGGCTACAAGGAGGTCTGAAAGCCAAAGAGATGCACCAGGAGAAAGTCAACCCCTGGCAAGTGTATTGCGAGAGCTGTGGGGTAGAGCTCCCTGAGAAGGGCCCTTAGAAAACGAACATGAGCAGACCCACGTCTGTGGCTCCAACCCCCTTTGCACAGCGCAGCCTCGGGGAGATGGACCGAATTCCTTCCTTTGTTCGGGCTTGGAAACTTCCCACCTGATCTGCAACTGCGCCGAGCCGGGGGACTTTCCCTACGCCTCGTTCTCGCTACAGACTCGCGTGTCCTTCGCTGGGGTCCGGCCCGCACAAGGCAGCGTGTAGTtgttgcaaggggggggggggttgcacagCCGGTTGCACGCTACAGGGTGCGGGGGTGTCTGGGCTGCGATCAGCGGGGGCCCCGGCTAGCAGCCGACCCGCCCGAgctagccccagccccgccccggcgattcgctgctcctgccagctccgCGCTGCGCCCCACGGGCGGGCACGGCACGTGCTGAGCGGgacccggggtgggggtgggggggcagcgcgCGCCCACGTGGGGCGGGCGGCTCGTGGCGaggacctgggggagggggagagccagcGCGCGCCCCGCCCGTCACTCACTGATCCGCAGCAGCGCCACGTAGAGGAGGAAGGTGCGGACCGAGCTGAAAACATCCTGCCGCATCTTCCGCTTCAGCTCCTCCGGGTCCATCttgggccccggccccagcccctcgATCCGGAACATGGCGGCGGCCAGGCTGCTCGGGCTCCGCGGCCGGGACTGCGGCTGGGCGGCGGGcgctgctgccctgccccgctCCGCCTTCTGGCCCCGCCCGCGCTACGGCTCCTCAGCAGGGACACGCGCTGTCACAACCGCCTCCCCGCCACTCTACGCAGGCGCACAGGGGAGCACGACAGAAAGGGAGCGAATCACGTGACTACGGAGCGGCGTGGCGGCCCCCTCTCTTCCGCAGGCGTTGCTCCCCTTAGCCATCGCCGGAGCATGCGCGTTAGCCGCACTGAAGCCGGCTGCCCTCatctgtggggtggggcaggagaatcccccgcccccctgagccgtgGTACATGGTTCCCTCCATGACaggccttatttccagcctgaattggTTCCAGGAGTTGGTTTATGCTTAGCTAAAGTAAACCACCCTTCGCCCAAGTGAGGGCTCACCCAGGAGCTGGAACGGATTATTTAACTACATTGGTTTAAGAAACAATTTATGTTCAGCTGGTGCAGCTGTCTCGTGTAGACGGGACCTACCTCAGGGTTTCCCAGTCTGCTGAGAGCTAGTTTCGTCTCAGGCAtatggggcagaggaaaggaactGAGGGATGGTTCAGGAGAAGCTGCATAATCCCAGATTCACACACGTCCACGTCCCATTGCAGATACACTGTGGCTTCAGGCAAAGCAACGCTAGTCCTGAAAAGCTCGTGCAGCAGCCTAATTGTCCACACACAACTCCAAGAAAAACTCTACGGCCTCATCCCTCATAAACCCACCCCAGGGACCTTCTCTGGGtctcccaagatacacaaacaagggaacccaggcagacccatcgTATCTGGCCACGTTACTATACATCAGGATTCATAGAAACCAttctcaaaccactcaccacacaaaggaccagcttcctccaggacacaactgacttCTTCCACAAACGCTACAATATTAACAACTTCCCTCATCTTCACCACCATGGATGTCACATCCCTATACGCCAACATCCTGCACATTGATGGCatcgctgcctgcctcaaatacctGCAAGACAATGGACAGCCCTCAGATATCCACGTCAAACACATCACCAGATTCATCCATtgcatcctcacccataacaattttacattcaacaacaaacactttgtccaaaccatgggtactaggatggctcacTAATATACCAACCTCTTCATGGACACCTTtcagaagaatttctggacaaatgcatcaTAAAATCAATGATATACCCGAGATACATCAAtggtattttcatcctctggaaagacacctaaactccctcacagatttccaccacaacttcagcaaacaccacccatccatcaaactgtCTTCAGAAAACTCatgcaccagcatcaacttcctggacaccacaatcagttTCAACAGTTGAagcctacagacaactatatataaGAAACCCATGGATCATCACACTTATTAGGATGAGCAGAAGTCCCAattttatatggacagtcccaatacttggggctttgtcttatataggtgcctattaccctctACCCCACTCCCAATTTTTCatgcttgctgtctggtcaccctaacacttatctccacagatccagtaaccacctgAAACACACCCAGAAATCTGTTAGGTATAAGCAGGCACACAGACATCACAGAATATGCTCCGAGGAGAAAGTTCAGGATATGAACCTTAACACACCTTAAAACCTTCTTCACCAAACAAGGGCGCTCCACCAGAGAAaaagattgcatcatggaacaggccacctaAATACCCCAAGAAAACCTGCTtcaatttggggggaaaaaaacctccatCCACACACCcatagttgtcacctaccaccccacactggaatccATATGGGGTACCTTCAAACAATTCcaacccatactcgatggggaccatatcctgaaagaaatctttcccaaatttcttcttctggccttcaaacaactcctCAACCTTGTCAAGCTCATCATTAGAAGCAACCTCCCCACAaaccaggacccaccaactcaaagcagcaccaaatcCTGCCAtaataacagatgcaaaacctgcagacatatctccactatgcccgttactcaatgaggggggaaagacaataacagaaaatgtggaaatggcagaggtgcttaataacttctttgttttggttttcaccaagaaggttggtggcgattggacgtctaacatagtgaatgccagtgaaaatgaggtaggatcagagtctaaaatagagAAAggacaagtcaaaaattacttagacaagtaagatatcttcaaatcaccagggcctgatgaaatgcatcctagaatactcaaggagctgactgaggagatatctgagccattagcaattatctttgaaaagtcatggaagacgggagacattccagaagactggaaaggggcaaatatagtgcccatctataaaaagggaaataaggacaacctggggacctacagaccagtcagcttaactccTGTACCtggaagataatggaacaaataatgaagcaatcaatttgcaaacgcctagaagataatgaggtgataagtaacagtcagcatggatttgtcaaggacaaatcatgtcaaaccaaccctgatagctttctttgacggggtaacaagccttgtggatagggagaagcagtagacagggtatatcttgactttagtaaggcttttgatactgtctcgcatgaacGTCTCATaaaaaaactagggaaatacaacctagatggagctagtaTAAGTTGGGTGCAGAACtgattggaaaatcattcccagagagtagttaccagtggttcacagtcatactGGAAGGGcctaatgagtggggtcctgcagggatcagttctgggtctgttcaatatcttcatcaaagatttagacaatggcatagagagtacacttataaagtttgcggacgataccaagctgggaggggttgcaagtgctttggaggataggattaaaattcaaaatgatctggacaaactggagaaatggtctgaagtaaataggatgaaattcaataaggacaaatgcaaattactccacttaggaaggaacaatcagttgcacacatacaaaatgggaaatgactgcctaggaaggagtactgcggaaagggatctgggggtcatagtggatcacaagctaaatacgaggcaacagtgtaacactgttgcaaaaaaagcaaacatcattctgggatgtattagcaggagtgttgtaagcaagacacgagaagtaattcttccgctctattctgtgctgattaggcctcaactggagtattgtgtccagttctggatgccccttttcaggaaagatgtggacaaactggagaaagtccagagaagagcaacaaaaatgattaaaggtctagaaaacatgacctatgagggaagattgaaaaaattgggtttgtttagtctggagaagagaagactgagagagaacatgataacagttttcaagtacataaaagattgttacaaggagaagggagaaaaattgttcttcttaacctcagAGAATAGCACAagagggcttaaattgcagcaagggcggtttaggttggacattaggaaaaacttcctaactgccagggtggttaagcactggaataaattgcctagggaggttgtggaatctccatctttggggatttttaagagcatgttggacaaacacctgtcaggtatggtttagataatacttagtcccgccttgaatgcaggggactggactagatgacctctcgaggttccttccaatcctatgagtctatgatcaacagcccccacaacacacctttcaagatccatggcaCCTACACacgcctatcacaacatgtggtgtacctcatccaatgcactaaatgccccaataacaccTTTGTAgatgaaaccagacaatcgcTACACTCTGGAAGGAACAGGAAAATGATAGAGGACAAAGACAGCCTATCACCTGTGGGAGAACACTTTTCAcagtatctgacctctcagtcctcatcctcaaaggaaacctgcacaacaaaagacgagcctgggagcttaaattcagaaCTTTGCTAGGCAcaaaaaatcatggtcttaacaAAGTAACTGGATTTGTGGCTTattgcaacaatctgtaacccacttttgttctatgactgcagaggtgttaacaggctgctctatcttgaatggtctcttaaaGCAGTGGTTGTCagccaggggtatgcgtacccctgggggtatgcagaggtcttccaggggggacgtcaactcatctagatatttgcctagttttacaacaggctacataaaaagcactagtgaagtcagtacaaactaaaatttcatacagacggtGACTTGTTTATCCTGCTCTATATACAAtccactgaaatataagtacaatatttatgttccaatcgatttattttataattatatgatacaaattagaaagtaagcaatttttcagaattAGTGTTCtgggacacttgtatttttatgtctgattttgtaagcaagtcgttttgaagtgaggtgaaacttggggtatgcaagacaaatcagactcccgaCAGGGGTGTACATGAGTTTGGaaatgttgaaaaccactgtcttacagtatatgttaactacttatgctaaacaagctGTTCCACATTATATCTAGCTGTGATGCTTggagcacctttcccagacctgaagaagagctctgtgtaaactcaaaagcttgtctctttcatcaacagaaattggtgggcgaggtaatattgtttattggaccTTGTCTTTCTGATAGTCCAAGTGTCTCCTTCTTATTCCCATTGTATTAAGCTCATCCATGAGCCCATGGCAGCTTCTCTGCCCACCTTGAGAAATAAGAATAGCAATAAGAAGTGCTAACTAGCGAAGTGGAGCACAAGTACTTTTCAGGGAGGATGACGAGTAACAGGGGCTGGACACTCAGGGAGATGTTTGAGGGCTGAAGGGGCCTATCACTAGCCTGCAGAGTGATAACAGGCTCTGCAAGGCCTAGAGGACAGGGCTTGTGTTGCGCGTGGCcggtggagttggggagctgactcccggcaggcacagacaaggctccctCATGCTAACGGTAGGGTGTAGTGATGCGACTCACAAACCTGGGTACCCACAGGAAGCATCACACTATCAATGAGAAAACATGAGTGAGAGAAGGTGAATAAAAGACGTGGAAAAGGACAGGAGGGAAAACAGGCACACGAGGTTGGGCGACTCCATTACCCAGGAGGCTCCAACAATAATCAGCTGTGAGCCACTTGTCTCTTGGTGATCCTAGTAACTACTCCTTTAGCAGTCAGAATGTGGGTGTCACCAGCACCCACCCCAGGGCCACTCATCAGATACGGGCCTCTAGATTGTATGGCTGGCTGTGCAGCGTGGCAGAAGGCCTGGGTGTTACCTCACCAAAGCAGCCTGTCTTTGAAGAGTGCACTAACATGATTAATTAATGATTTGTCATGTGTGGGTTCTGGCCTAAAGGCAGCAGCTCTGTCCTACTGAATTCAATATCCATCTTCATTCTTAAGATGAAATCAATAGAGGTGGTGGCTTCTTCTGTCTAATTAGCTCCGTGTTCCGTCCCATGGAGGATCACAGTCAGCTCTGGAGTGGATTCAAGGCAGTAATTCACCTCAGGGGCTCAAGCAGCGTTCTCTTTGCTTATGATATCAGCAGTTTTCACAGAGCCTAGAGAGTAAATTCAGCTGCATGTTCACACCGGTGCAATTAGTTGCTATCTATTATTCATTCTCACTCCTTGGGCTGGCAGGGCCTGGGAATGCTGCAGGGGCAGAACACTGAGCCCCAGGGAGTTAGGGGAACATATCACTTCTCCGGTGGATGCATCAGATCATATTCAGAGGGGGCTGCCTCTTCTGCTTAATTGGAAGTGTGGGTCAACATGGCACTGAGCTGTTTGGGGAGTGGGCAAATGGGATCTTGGGGGGAGACTCCTTTTCTTTGGACTAAATATGacatttgaatattttatttttaaactcctTAAACTTTTTtatggcctagtggtcagagcactagATTGTCTCACAGGAGGCCTGaggtctcttcccagctctgctactggccagctgggtgaccttgcacaaatcacttcacctgtcgcagcctcagtttccccctctgtaaaatggggataatgatacctccTTTgggaaatgctttgagatctaccgatgaaaagtgctatagaacaGCTAAggatattattatttgttatgttTCCCTTTGTAGCCCGATCCTTTAGTGGTTATTGATTATTGGTTTCCAATTGATACTAATTTAAAGAGCTGGGAGATTGTAGGATTCTAGTCTAAGAATCAGGCACAATAAAAACCCAGGTGATCTCGTTCAATATCTGGTTGGAAACTCCGATGTGTAGAACGAAGACATGCTGAGGGCAAAGCAACTTTTATTAACACAATTAGAAAAGACACAAAAGCACCAAATCACATAAAAAGAGCAAAAATAGAGTTCAGGTGATGTCTCGTACCGTTCCTCACACAGATACACAGATACTCACACCC from Chrysemys picta bellii isolate R12L10 chromosome 6, ASM1138683v2, whole genome shotgun sequence harbors:
- the TOMM5 gene encoding mitochondrial import receptor subunit TOM5 homolog, which produces MFRIEGLGPGPKMDPEELKRKMRQDVFSSVRTFLLYVALLRITPYILKKLDSI